One stretch of Candidatus Nanopelagicales bacterium DNA includes these proteins:
- the moaC gene encoding cyclic pyranopterin monophosphate synthase MoaC codes for MPRLTHVDERGQARMVDVASKPISVRTARATGVVETAAAEHIATGSVPKGDVIAVARVAGIMAAKRTPDLVPLCHPIALHSVAVDLEVDAATGRVTIEARVTTADRTGVEMEALTAVAVAGLTVIDMVKAVDPLAAITDVRVEEKAGGKSGSWHR; via the coding sequence GTGCCCAGACTCACTCACGTCGATGAACGTGGCCAGGCCCGCATGGTCGATGTCGCGTCGAAGCCCATCTCAGTGCGCACAGCCCGAGCGACTGGGGTAGTCGAGACCGCGGCTGCCGAACACATCGCGACTGGCAGCGTTCCCAAGGGTGACGTCATCGCGGTCGCCCGCGTGGCCGGGATCATGGCCGCCAAACGCACGCCGGACCTTGTCCCCCTATGCCACCCCATAGCCCTGCATTCAGTCGCGGTTGACCTTGAGGTCGATGCCGCCACTGGGCGGGTGACCATCGAGGCGCGTGTGACCACGGCTGACAGAACTGGCGTCGAGATGGAAGCTCTGACGGCGGTGGCCGTCGCTGGCTTGACGGTGATCGACATGGTGAAGGCCGTCGATCCGCTCGCGGCCATCACCGATGTTCGAGTCGAGGAGAAGGCCGGCGGCAAGTCTGGGAGCTGGCACAGATGA